In a single window of the Arthrobacter sp. StoSoilA2 genome:
- a CDS encoding uroporphyrinogen-III synthase, protein MTVARALEIQDVTTATDVSEATEAPLDGFRIGVTSHRRSRDLIEALERRGASVLHAPALKIAPVQEDMVLIEDTRTIIAAKPDICIATTAYGMRRWCEAADSFGIGEQLLETLSACRMFVRGPKARGAVRAAGLADVGISSDETTATLVDMLLAEGVRGKTVAVQLHGYTDVRQLERLRMSGATVLTVTPYRWVKPDGEDKLPRLIEAVCNGNLDVLTFTSAPAVDAMWSTAHEMGLYRQLIEALKGPVTVAAVGPVTAQPLLDAGLTPLIPDRYRMGALIRLVTEHLSLNHVRRLETKSATIELRGRCLRINGEVVELAPAPLLLLRALLGAGGAVLSRESLSDLLDLRGSVHALDMTVSRLRSSLPDGKLIETVVKRGYRLRA, encoded by the coding sequence ATGACTGTTGCACGTGCCCTTGAAATCCAAGACGTCACAACCGCCACGGACGTTTCAGAAGCTACCGAAGCGCCGCTGGACGGGTTCCGCATCGGCGTTACCTCGCATCGCCGTTCCAGGGACCTCATCGAGGCCCTGGAACGGCGGGGTGCGAGCGTGCTCCATGCCCCGGCCTTGAAGATCGCGCCCGTGCAGGAGGACATGGTCCTCATCGAGGACACCCGCACCATCATCGCCGCCAAGCCGGATATCTGCATCGCCACCACGGCCTACGGCATGCGCCGCTGGTGCGAGGCGGCGGACTCCTTCGGCATCGGCGAGCAACTCCTGGAAACACTCTCGGCCTGCCGCATGTTCGTTCGGGGACCCAAAGCGCGCGGTGCCGTCCGCGCGGCCGGCCTTGCCGACGTCGGAATCAGCAGTGACGAAACCACAGCGACACTTGTGGACATGCTCCTGGCGGAGGGTGTCCGGGGCAAGACGGTGGCTGTTCAGCTGCACGGGTACACCGATGTACGCCAGCTGGAGCGCCTCCGGATGTCCGGCGCCACGGTCCTGACGGTGACGCCATACCGGTGGGTCAAGCCCGACGGCGAGGACAAACTCCCGCGCCTGATCGAGGCCGTGTGCAATGGCAACCTTGACGTCCTGACCTTCACCAGCGCCCCAGCAGTGGACGCGATGTGGAGCACGGCGCATGAGATGGGCCTGTACCGGCAGCTCATTGAAGCACTCAAAGGGCCCGTCACGGTTGCCGCCGTCGGGCCTGTCACGGCACAGCCACTGCTCGACGCCGGCCTGACGCCACTCATTCCCGACCGTTACCGCATGGGCGCACTCATTCGCCTGGTGACGGAGCACCTGTCCTTGAACCACGTGCGCCGCCTGGAAACCAAGAGCGCCACCATCGAACTCCGCGGACGCTGCCTGCGGATCAACGGCGAAGTAGTGGAACTCGCTCCAGCGCCCCTGCTCTTGCTCCGGGCCCTGCTGGGCGCCGGTGGTGCGGTGCTGTCCCGTGAATCGCTCTCGGACCTCCTGGACCTCCGCGGTTCCGTGCACGCCCTGGACATGACAGTCAGCCGGCTGCGCTCCTCGCTTCCTGACGGCAAGCTCATAGAAACGGTCGTGAAGCGCGGGTACCGGCTGCGGGCTTAG
- the cobA gene encoding uroporphyrinogen-III C-methyltransferase — MQLTIDLTGRDVLVTGSEIAARQAVRRYEAAGANVYRLSTPAGAPGDGPLPERPFLVAVVDDGDAGWEPLVERCGGAGIPVAFEPAPGIEGHVTLVGGGPGALDLLTVGAVDALRDADVVFYDRLAPYQELADLTSGELVDVGKQPGHHKVTQRDIEKLMVEAALLGKNVVRLKGGDPYVFGRGGEEVAACVAAGVPVRVISGVTSAISVPAAAGIPVTHREVSHMFTVVSGHAPLTEKEHTHLAGLGGTIVVLMGIGTLPQLAAGLRRAGMEADMPMAVVERGYRPGQRTTIADLGTIETAATGCSNPAVLVIGEVVRVAEANRNHAEASAELSRLAASLLEA, encoded by the coding sequence ATGCAGCTCACCATTGATCTCACAGGCCGCGACGTCCTCGTCACGGGATCCGAAATAGCCGCCCGCCAGGCCGTCCGCCGCTACGAGGCTGCCGGGGCCAACGTTTACCGCCTCAGCACCCCTGCCGGCGCACCCGGCGACGGACCTCTGCCCGAGCGTCCGTTCCTGGTAGCAGTGGTGGACGACGGCGACGCCGGTTGGGAGCCTTTGGTTGAACGCTGCGGCGGTGCCGGTATTCCGGTAGCTTTCGAGCCGGCACCAGGCATCGAGGGGCATGTGACCCTGGTGGGCGGTGGTCCGGGCGCCCTGGATCTCCTCACGGTTGGTGCGGTGGACGCCCTCCGCGATGCCGACGTCGTGTTTTACGATCGCCTGGCCCCGTATCAGGAGCTGGCCGACCTGACGTCCGGCGAGTTGGTGGACGTTGGAAAGCAGCCCGGGCACCACAAGGTCACGCAGCGTGACATCGAGAAACTCATGGTGGAAGCTGCGCTCCTGGGCAAGAACGTGGTCCGGCTTAAGGGCGGCGATCCATACGTCTTTGGCCGCGGCGGCGAAGAAGTGGCAGCCTGCGTTGCCGCTGGCGTTCCCGTCCGCGTGATCTCCGGTGTCACCAGCGCTATCTCTGTTCCGGCTGCAGCGGGAATTCCGGTAACGCACCGCGAGGTAAGCCACATGTTCACCGTGGTTTCCGGACACGCCCCGCTGACGGAGAAGGAACACACGCACCTGGCAGGACTCGGCGGCACGATCGTTGTCCTCATGGGCATCGGAACCCTCCCGCAGCTTGCCGCCGGTTTGCGCCGGGCGGGCATGGAGGCTGACATGCCGATGGCCGTAGTGGAGCGTGGCTACCGCCCGGGCCAACGCACCACCATCGCCGATCTGGGTACGATCGAAACGGCAGCCACTGGTTGCAGCAACCCGGCCGTGCTGGTCATAGGCGAGGTGGTCCGGGTGGCTGAAGCCAACCGTAATCATGCCGAAGCATCCGCTGAACTGAGCCGACTCGCGGCTTCGCTCCTTGAAGCCTGA
- a CDS encoding extracellular solute-binding protein, giving the protein MNKRFTRILATSIAAAALVGSLGACSKGSSSSSSDGPKEITMWTHAAGNPEELAATQAIVDSYNKSSGAKAQIKVQAFPQESYNDSVVGAASAGKLPCIVDIDGPNVPNWAWAKYLAPLKLSADLSKNLPSTVAKWQGETYAVGYGDVALSMFARKSDLAAAGVRVATIEKPWTKDEFQDALTKLKALGKWDYPLDMGTAGTGEWLPYAYSPFLQSFGGDLINREDYQSADGALNGDKAVEWAKWFRGLADQGFMATKSGKDSTQDFLNNKSGLLYTGSWAGDKARAALGDELVVMPSVDLGNGPKIGGASWQWGVTSGCNNMDAAMDYLSYSLKPENVASVIKATGGIPATNEAAALIPAFAEGGANRIFMEFSRHYAVLRPETPAYPFIATEYGKAVQDILAGADPKTALDKAVKAIDANIKSNGGYKN; this is encoded by the coding sequence ATGAACAAACGATTCACGCGGATCCTGGCAACCAGCATAGCTGCGGCGGCCCTCGTCGGCAGCCTGGGCGCCTGCAGCAAGGGCAGTTCCTCGTCCTCAAGCGACGGCCCCAAAGAGATCACCATGTGGACCCACGCCGCCGGAAACCCGGAGGAACTGGCGGCGACCCAGGCGATCGTTGACTCCTATAACAAAAGCAGTGGCGCGAAGGCGCAGATCAAGGTGCAGGCCTTCCCGCAGGAGTCCTACAACGACTCCGTCGTAGGGGCGGCGTCAGCCGGGAAACTTCCCTGCATCGTGGACATTGACGGGCCCAACGTTCCCAACTGGGCATGGGCCAAGTACCTGGCGCCGCTGAAGCTGTCCGCGGACCTTTCCAAGAACCTCCCCAGCACTGTTGCCAAGTGGCAGGGCGAGACCTATGCGGTTGGGTACGGCGACGTCGCTTTGTCCATGTTTGCCCGCAAATCCGATCTCGCAGCGGCGGGCGTCCGCGTCGCCACCATTGAGAAGCCATGGACGAAGGACGAGTTCCAGGACGCGTTGACCAAACTCAAGGCACTGGGTAAATGGGATTACCCACTGGACATGGGTACTGCCGGAACCGGCGAATGGCTGCCCTATGCGTACTCGCCGTTCCTGCAGTCCTTCGGCGGAGACCTGATCAACCGCGAGGACTACCAGTCGGCCGACGGAGCCCTGAATGGCGATAAGGCCGTCGAATGGGCCAAGTGGTTCCGCGGGCTGGCGGATCAGGGCTTCATGGCGACGAAGAGCGGGAAAGATTCCACCCAGGACTTCCTGAACAACAAGAGCGGCCTCCTCTACACCGGTTCCTGGGCCGGGGACAAGGCCCGGGCTGCCCTGGGAGATGAGCTGGTGGTCATGCCCAGCGTGGATCTGGGCAACGGTCCCAAGATCGGCGGAGCTTCCTGGCAGTGGGGCGTCACCAGCGGCTGCAACAACATGGATGCCGCGATGGACTATCTGTCCTATTCCTTGAAGCCTGAAAACGTGGCGTCCGTCATCAAGGCAACTGGAGGCATCCCGGCCACCAATGAAGCCGCGGCCCTGATTCCCGCATTCGCCGAGGGCGGTGCCAACCGTATCTTCATGGAGTTCTCGCGTCACTACGCGGTGTTGCGGCCCGAAACCCCGGCTTACCCGTTCATCGCCACCGAATATGGCAAGGCTGTCCAGGACATCCTTGCCGGCGCGGACCCCAAGACGGCCCTGGACAAGGCGGTCAAGGCGATTGACGCCAACATCAAGTCCAACGGCGGCTACAAGAACTAG
- a CDS encoding LacI family DNA-binding transcriptional regulator: MTTKVGIREVAKAAGVSITTVSHALNDATSDRVNRKTQEHVRAVAKDLGYAPNRLASGLRNQRSQIIGLVSDQITTTPFAGAMIRGAQETAYQRGYLLMVLNSGLDNDLEKHEIQTLQQHQVDGIVYARMYHQGVTVPEELYEVPTVLLDAASADSSISSVVPDEIAAAESAVEILAAAGHTRIGMINNIDDIPATHGRLEGYRNALLRNGLPEDPRLVASAVSDTVGGRQAAAQLLSLPDRPTALFCFNDRMAMGAYQSASAAGLRIPEDLSVVGMDNLELIADALWPGLTTVALPHYEMGCWAVTRLLDDIEKPGTPPGQKKLICPVIERGSVAPPR; encoded by the coding sequence ATGACGACGAAGGTAGGAATCCGCGAAGTGGCGAAGGCTGCCGGCGTTTCAATCACCACTGTTTCCCATGCACTCAACGACGCCACCAGCGATCGCGTGAACCGCAAAACGCAAGAACACGTCCGGGCGGTGGCCAAGGATCTGGGCTACGCCCCCAATCGCCTGGCCAGCGGACTGCGGAACCAGCGTTCGCAGATCATTGGCCTCGTCAGTGATCAAATCACCACCACGCCCTTTGCCGGGGCCATGATCCGTGGCGCCCAGGAAACCGCGTATCAGCGGGGCTACCTGCTGATGGTGCTCAATTCGGGGCTTGACAACGATCTTGAGAAACACGAAATCCAAACCCTCCAGCAACACCAGGTGGACGGGATCGTTTACGCCCGGATGTACCATCAGGGCGTCACCGTTCCCGAGGAGCTTTACGAAGTCCCCACGGTCCTGCTGGACGCGGCCTCCGCTGACAGTTCAATCTCCTCAGTGGTCCCGGATGAAATCGCCGCCGCGGAAAGCGCGGTGGAAATCCTGGCTGCTGCAGGGCATACAAGGATCGGGATGATCAACAATATTGACGACATCCCGGCCACGCACGGACGGCTGGAGGGCTACCGAAACGCCCTCCTTCGCAACGGGCTGCCGGAAGATCCACGGCTCGTCGCCTCCGCGGTCTCGGACACTGTCGGCGGCAGGCAGGCAGCGGCACAACTGCTGTCTTTACCTGATCGGCCCACTGCCCTGTTCTGCTTCAACGACCGCATGGCCATGGGCGCCTACCAATCAGCTTCGGCAGCAGGCCTTCGCATCCCGGAAGACCTCTCAGTGGTGGGAATGGACAACCTCGAACTCATCGCAGATGCGCTGTGGCCAGGGCTGACCACTGTTGCCCTTCCGCATTACGAGATGGGGTGCTGGGCCGTTACGCGGCTCCTGGACGACATTGAAAAACCCGGCACGCCGCCGGGGCAGAAAAAACTCATCTGCCCCGTCATCGAACGGGGTTCGGTGGCACCGCCACGCTGA